A genome region from Gambusia affinis linkage group LG24, SWU_Gaff_1.0, whole genome shotgun sequence includes the following:
- the LOC122826951 gene encoding receptor-type tyrosine-protein phosphatase-like N isoform X2 — translation MMSPRLCAALCLLLTASCRLCSAARHGCLFEKKICPRGQLCSDDGLLGRCRAPDQKRVRYRVSGPVLLRLQEVLKDLMVQGLTWKDELTQSIVSRELSRVPTVDPDLEENPPKTSVWFPRSSRLLGPAPQTEPDSGEPAAPELTQQYLDYLVLDPYHQNQNQEQRSLNSLDQNPTFQRGDTLDRDRLLLQDLLSLYLSSSPALPRHQGAPAAGSSLLPDLDFPLDYSQDYNSQDPQLRKQELDVLSGLDGRSLRRLSLLLDGLDPSAALQDEQLDSSSVPRQRDGGADRLGDSAAAKQKLTETLMAYKAALQEAPPPTARPDAGQKESANQDTGGRAKLSGHTNQSAVGLAVSFGTRPNSRNLTAAHQPVAGQNFLQTETGLKVLQSGAEQTDEGKSSLPLATRVQPGSRWLFATLVSTACIGGILLAAMTIACLRRHAHRLAAKKLGLGPDGGSFTHQEYQDLCRQHMASKGAFGRLEAAALGAVGGAGGAAGSGGGVAGGVGPDSRVSSVSSQFSDGAQPSPSSHSSTPSWCEEPAQANMDISTGHMILAYMEDHLRNKDRLLKEWAALCSYQAEPSAVSVAQSDANTKKNRCPDSVPYDHSRVKLKADSSPSRSDYVNASTIIEHDPRMPAYIATQGPLPHTISDFWQMVWENGCTVIVMMTALVEDGEKQCDRYWPDEGSSLYHIYEVNLVSEHIWCNDFLVRSFYLKNVQTQETRTLTQFHFLSWPAQGIPTSTRPLLDFRRKVNKCYRGRSCPIIVHCSDGTGRTGTYILIDMVLNRMAKGVKEIDIAATLEHVRDQRPGMVRTKDQFEFALTAVAEEVNAILKALPQ, via the exons ATGATGTCTCCGCGGCTCTGCGCCgccctctgcctcctcctcacCGCCTCCTGCCGCCTCTGCTCGGCCGCCCGACACG gttgtTTGTTTGAGAAGAAGATCTGCCCCAGAGGTCAGCTCTGCAGCGACG ACGGCCTGTTGGGCCGGTGCCGCGCTCCAGATCAGAAGCGAGTCCGGTACCGAGTCTCCGGCCCGGTTCTGCTGCGGCTGCAAGAAGTCCTGAAGGACCTGATGGTTCAAG GTCTGACGTGGAAGGACGAGCTGACCCAGTCCATCGTCAGTCGGGAGCTGAGCCGGGTTCCTACCGTCGACCCGGACCTGGAGGAGAACCCGCCCAAAAC GTCCGTTTGGTTCCCCAGGTCCTCCAGGCTGCTGGGCCCGGCCCCtcagacagaaccagactcTGGAGAACCAGCAGCACCCGAGCTGACGCAGCAGTACCTGGACTACTTGGTACTGGACCCGTACCATCAG aaccagaaccaggagcagCGCTCCCTCAACTCTCTGGACCAGAACCCGACCTTCCAGCGGGGCGACACTCTGGACCGGGaccggctgctgctgcaggacctGCTGTCCCTCTACCTGTCCTCCTCGCCGGCGCTGCctcgccaccagggggcgccggCCGCCGGCTCCTCCCTGCTGCCCGACCTGGACTTCCCTCTGGACTACAGCCAGGACTACAACTCCCAGGATCCTCAGCTCAGGAAGCAGGAGCTGGACGTCCTATCAGGACTGGACG gGCGATCCCTGCGCAGACTGTCTCTGCTGCTGGACGGTTTGGACCCGTCTGCAGCGCTGCAGGACGAGCAGCTGGACTCGTCCTCCGTCCCCCGGCAGAGGGACGGAGGCGCAG ATCGCCTGGGAGACAGCGCGGCAGCCAAGCAGAAG CTCACAGAGACCTTAATGGCATATAAGGCGGCTCTGCAGGAGGCTCCGCCCCCAACCGCCAGGCCAGATGCAGGACAGAAGGagtcagccaatcaggacacaGGAGGCAGAGCCAAGCTGTCTGGACACACCAATCAGAG CGCGGTCGGACTGGCCGTCAGCTTCGGAACCAGACCCAACTCCAGGAACCTGACTGCTGCACACCAACCAG TTGCAGGGCAAAACTTCCTGCAGACTGAGACGGGCCTAAAGGTTCTCCAGAGCGGCGCCGAACAG aCGGATGAGGGGAAGTCGTCGTTGCCCTTGGCGACCAGAGTCCAGCCCGGCTCCCGCTGGCTGTTCGCCACGCTGGTGTCCACCGCGTGCATCGGCGGCATCCTGCTGGCGGCCATGACCATCGCCTGCCtgcgccgccacgcccaccgcCTGGCCGCCAAGAAGCTGGGCCTGGGTCCAGATGGCGGCAGCTTCACCCACCAGGAGTACCAG GATCTGTGTCGGCAGCACATGGCCTCCAAAGGCGCCTTCGGCCGGCTGGAGGCTGCCGCACTGGGCGCCGTGGGCGGGGCCGGCGGCGCGGCAGGGAGCGGGGGCGGCGTGGCGGGCGGAGTCGGGCCGGACTCCAGGGTGAGCAGCGTGTCGTCCCAGTTCAGCGATGGCGCCCAGCCCAGTCCCAGCTCCCACAGCAGCACGCCGTCCTGGTGCGAGGAGCCGGCGCAGGCCAACATGGACATTTCAACGGGTCACATGATCCTG GCCTACATGGAGGACCACCTGCGTAACAAGGACCGGCTCCTGAAGGAGTGGGCCGCTCTCTGCTCCTACCAGGCAGAACCCAGCGCCGTCTCCGTGGCCCAGAGCGATGCCAACACCAAGAAGAACCGCTGCCCCGACTCGGTGCCTT ATGACCACTCCAGGGTGAAGCTGAAGGCCGACAGCAGCCCGTCTCGCTCCGACTACGTTAACGCTAGCACTATC ATTGAACACGACCCCAGGATGCCGGCCTACATCGCCACCCAGGGCCCACTGCCACACACCATCTCTGACTTCTGGCAG ATGGTTTGGGAGAACGGCTGCACTGTGATTGTGATGATGACGGCTCTGGTGGAGGACGGGGAGAAGCAGTGTGACCGCTACTGGCCAGATGAAGGCTCCTCCCTCTACCACATCTACGAG GTGAACCTGGTGTCGGAGCACATCTGGTGTAACGACTTCCTGGTGCGCAGTTTCTACCTGAAGAACGTGCAGACGCAGGAGACGCGCACGCTCACGCAGTTCCACTTCCTCAGCTGGCCAGCGCAGGGAATCCCCACCTCCacgcgccccctgctggacttCCGTAG GAAGGTGAATAAATGCTACCGCGGACGCTCCTGTCCAATCATCGTTCACTGCAG TGACGGCACTGGGCGGACCGGGACGTACATACTGATCGACATGGTTCTGAACCGCATGGCTAAAG GCGTCAAGGAGATCGACATCGCCGCTACGCTGGAGCACGTCCGGGACCAGCGGCCCGGGATGGTCCGCACCAAG GACCAGTTTGAGTTTGCTCTGACAGCAGTTGCAGAGGAGGTGAACGCCATCCTCAAGGCGCTGCCCCAGTGA
- the LOC122826951 gene encoding receptor-type tyrosine-protein phosphatase-like N isoform X6 → MVQGLTWKDELTQSIVSRELSRVPTVDPDLEENPPKTSVWFPRSSRLLGPAPQTEPDSGEPAAPELTQQYLDYLVLDPYHQNQNQEQRSLNSLDQNPTFQRGDTLDRDRLLLQDLLSLYLSSSPALPRHQGAPAAGSSLLPDLDFPLDYSQDYNSQDPQLRKQELDVLSGLDGRSLRRLSLLLDGLDPSAALQDEQLDSSSVPRQRDGGAADRLGDSAAAKQKLTETLMAYKAALQEAPPPTARPDAGQKESANQDTGGRAKLSGHTNQSAVGLAVSFGTRPNSRNLTAAHQPVAGQNFLQTETGLKVLQSGAEQTDEGKSSLPLATRVQPGSRWLFATLVSTACIGGILLAAMTIACLRRHAHRLAAKKLGLGPDGGSFTHQEYQDLCRQHMASKGAFGRLEAAALGAVGGAGGAAGSGGGVAGGVGPDSRVSSVSSQFSDGAQPSPSSHSSTPSWCEEPAQANMDISTGHMILAYMEDHLRNKDRLLKEWAALCSYQAEPSAVSVAQSDANTKKNRCPDSVPYDHSRVKLKADSSPSRSDYVNASTIIEHDPRMPAYIATQGPLPHTISDFWQMVWENGCTVIVMMTALVEDGEKQCDRYWPDEGSSLYHIYEVNLVSEHIWCNDFLVRSFYLKNVQTQETRTLTQFHFLSWPAQGIPTSTRPLLDFRRKVNKCYRGRSCPIIVHCSDGTGRTGTYILIDMVLNRMAKGVKEIDIAATLEHVRDQRPGMVRTKDQFEFALTAVAEEVNAILKALPQ, encoded by the exons ATGGTTCAAG GTCTGACGTGGAAGGACGAGCTGACCCAGTCCATCGTCAGTCGGGAGCTGAGCCGGGTTCCTACCGTCGACCCGGACCTGGAGGAGAACCCGCCCAAAAC GTCCGTTTGGTTCCCCAGGTCCTCCAGGCTGCTGGGCCCGGCCCCtcagacagaaccagactcTGGAGAACCAGCAGCACCCGAGCTGACGCAGCAGTACCTGGACTACTTGGTACTGGACCCGTACCATCAG aaccagaaccaggagcagCGCTCCCTCAACTCTCTGGACCAGAACCCGACCTTCCAGCGGGGCGACACTCTGGACCGGGaccggctgctgctgcaggacctGCTGTCCCTCTACCTGTCCTCCTCGCCGGCGCTGCctcgccaccagggggcgccggCCGCCGGCTCCTCCCTGCTGCCCGACCTGGACTTCCCTCTGGACTACAGCCAGGACTACAACTCCCAGGATCCTCAGCTCAGGAAGCAGGAGCTGGACGTCCTATCAGGACTGGACG gGCGATCCCTGCGCAGACTGTCTCTGCTGCTGGACGGTTTGGACCCGTCTGCAGCGCTGCAGGACGAGCAGCTGGACTCGTCCTCCGTCCCCCGGCAGAGGGACGGAGGCGCAG CAGATCGCCTGGGAGACAGCGCGGCAGCCAAGCAGAAG CTCACAGAGACCTTAATGGCATATAAGGCGGCTCTGCAGGAGGCTCCGCCCCCAACCGCCAGGCCAGATGCAGGACAGAAGGagtcagccaatcaggacacaGGAGGCAGAGCCAAGCTGTCTGGACACACCAATCAGAG CGCGGTCGGACTGGCCGTCAGCTTCGGAACCAGACCCAACTCCAGGAACCTGACTGCTGCACACCAACCAG TTGCAGGGCAAAACTTCCTGCAGACTGAGACGGGCCTAAAGGTTCTCCAGAGCGGCGCCGAACAG aCGGATGAGGGGAAGTCGTCGTTGCCCTTGGCGACCAGAGTCCAGCCCGGCTCCCGCTGGCTGTTCGCCACGCTGGTGTCCACCGCGTGCATCGGCGGCATCCTGCTGGCGGCCATGACCATCGCCTGCCtgcgccgccacgcccaccgcCTGGCCGCCAAGAAGCTGGGCCTGGGTCCAGATGGCGGCAGCTTCACCCACCAGGAGTACCAG GATCTGTGTCGGCAGCACATGGCCTCCAAAGGCGCCTTCGGCCGGCTGGAGGCTGCCGCACTGGGCGCCGTGGGCGGGGCCGGCGGCGCGGCAGGGAGCGGGGGCGGCGTGGCGGGCGGAGTCGGGCCGGACTCCAGGGTGAGCAGCGTGTCGTCCCAGTTCAGCGATGGCGCCCAGCCCAGTCCCAGCTCCCACAGCAGCACGCCGTCCTGGTGCGAGGAGCCGGCGCAGGCCAACATGGACATTTCAACGGGTCACATGATCCTG GCCTACATGGAGGACCACCTGCGTAACAAGGACCGGCTCCTGAAGGAGTGGGCCGCTCTCTGCTCCTACCAGGCAGAACCCAGCGCCGTCTCCGTGGCCCAGAGCGATGCCAACACCAAGAAGAACCGCTGCCCCGACTCGGTGCCTT ATGACCACTCCAGGGTGAAGCTGAAGGCCGACAGCAGCCCGTCTCGCTCCGACTACGTTAACGCTAGCACTATC ATTGAACACGACCCCAGGATGCCGGCCTACATCGCCACCCAGGGCCCACTGCCACACACCATCTCTGACTTCTGGCAG ATGGTTTGGGAGAACGGCTGCACTGTGATTGTGATGATGACGGCTCTGGTGGAGGACGGGGAGAAGCAGTGTGACCGCTACTGGCCAGATGAAGGCTCCTCCCTCTACCACATCTACGAG GTGAACCTGGTGTCGGAGCACATCTGGTGTAACGACTTCCTGGTGCGCAGTTTCTACCTGAAGAACGTGCAGACGCAGGAGACGCGCACGCTCACGCAGTTCCACTTCCTCAGCTGGCCAGCGCAGGGAATCCCCACCTCCacgcgccccctgctggacttCCGTAG GAAGGTGAATAAATGCTACCGCGGACGCTCCTGTCCAATCATCGTTCACTGCAG TGACGGCACTGGGCGGACCGGGACGTACATACTGATCGACATGGTTCTGAACCGCATGGCTAAAG GCGTCAAGGAGATCGACATCGCCGCTACGCTGGAGCACGTCCGGGACCAGCGGCCCGGGATGGTCCGCACCAAG GACCAGTTTGAGTTTGCTCTGACAGCAGTTGCAGAGGAGGTGAACGCCATCCTCAAGGCGCTGCCCCAGTGA
- the LOC122826951 gene encoding receptor-type tyrosine-protein phosphatase-like N isoform X4, with amino-acid sequence MMSPRLCAALCLLLTASCRLCSAARHGCLFEKKICPRGQLCSDDGLLGRCRAPDQKRVRYRVSGPVLLRLQEVLKDLMVQGLTWKDELTQSIVSRELSRVPTVDPDLEENPPKTSSRLLGPAPQTEPDSGEPAAPELTQQYLDYLVLDPYHQNQNQEQRSLNSLDQNPTFQRGDTLDRDRLLLQDLLSLYLSSSPALPRHQGAPAAGSSLLPDLDFPLDYSQDYNSQDPQLRKQELDVLSGLDGRSLRRLSLLLDGLDPSAALQDEQLDSSSVPRQRDGGADRLGDSAAAKQKLTETLMAYKAALQEAPPPTARPDAGQKESANQDTGGRAKLSGHTNQSAVGLAVSFGTRPNSRNLTAAHQPVAGQNFLQTETGLKVLQSGAEQTDEGKSSLPLATRVQPGSRWLFATLVSTACIGGILLAAMTIACLRRHAHRLAAKKLGLGPDGGSFTHQEYQDLCRQHMASKGAFGRLEAAALGAVGGAGGAAGSGGGVAGGVGPDSRVSSVSSQFSDGAQPSPSSHSSTPSWCEEPAQANMDISTGHMILAYMEDHLRNKDRLLKEWAALCSYQAEPSAVSVAQSDANTKKNRCPDSVPYDHSRVKLKADSSPSRSDYVNASTIIEHDPRMPAYIATQGPLPHTISDFWQMVWENGCTVIVMMTALVEDGEKQCDRYWPDEGSSLYHIYEVNLVSEHIWCNDFLVRSFYLKNVQTQETRTLTQFHFLSWPAQGIPTSTRPLLDFRRKVNKCYRGRSCPIIVHCSDGTGRTGTYILIDMVLNRMAKGVKEIDIAATLEHVRDQRPGMVRTKDQFEFALTAVAEEVNAILKALPQ; translated from the exons ATGATGTCTCCGCGGCTCTGCGCCgccctctgcctcctcctcacCGCCTCCTGCCGCCTCTGCTCGGCCGCCCGACACG gttgtTTGTTTGAGAAGAAGATCTGCCCCAGAGGTCAGCTCTGCAGCGACG ACGGCCTGTTGGGCCGGTGCCGCGCTCCAGATCAGAAGCGAGTCCGGTACCGAGTCTCCGGCCCGGTTCTGCTGCGGCTGCAAGAAGTCCTGAAGGACCTGATGGTTCAAG GTCTGACGTGGAAGGACGAGCTGACCCAGTCCATCGTCAGTCGGGAGCTGAGCCGGGTTCCTACCGTCGACCCGGACCTGGAGGAGAACCCGCCCAAAAC GTCCTCCAGGCTGCTGGGCCCGGCCCCtcagacagaaccagactcTGGAGAACCAGCAGCACCCGAGCTGACGCAGCAGTACCTGGACTACTTGGTACTGGACCCGTACCATCAG aaccagaaccaggagcagCGCTCCCTCAACTCTCTGGACCAGAACCCGACCTTCCAGCGGGGCGACACTCTGGACCGGGaccggctgctgctgcaggacctGCTGTCCCTCTACCTGTCCTCCTCGCCGGCGCTGCctcgccaccagggggcgccggCCGCCGGCTCCTCCCTGCTGCCCGACCTGGACTTCCCTCTGGACTACAGCCAGGACTACAACTCCCAGGATCCTCAGCTCAGGAAGCAGGAGCTGGACGTCCTATCAGGACTGGACG gGCGATCCCTGCGCAGACTGTCTCTGCTGCTGGACGGTTTGGACCCGTCTGCAGCGCTGCAGGACGAGCAGCTGGACTCGTCCTCCGTCCCCCGGCAGAGGGACGGAGGCGCAG ATCGCCTGGGAGACAGCGCGGCAGCCAAGCAGAAG CTCACAGAGACCTTAATGGCATATAAGGCGGCTCTGCAGGAGGCTCCGCCCCCAACCGCCAGGCCAGATGCAGGACAGAAGGagtcagccaatcaggacacaGGAGGCAGAGCCAAGCTGTCTGGACACACCAATCAGAG CGCGGTCGGACTGGCCGTCAGCTTCGGAACCAGACCCAACTCCAGGAACCTGACTGCTGCACACCAACCAG TTGCAGGGCAAAACTTCCTGCAGACTGAGACGGGCCTAAAGGTTCTCCAGAGCGGCGCCGAACAG aCGGATGAGGGGAAGTCGTCGTTGCCCTTGGCGACCAGAGTCCAGCCCGGCTCCCGCTGGCTGTTCGCCACGCTGGTGTCCACCGCGTGCATCGGCGGCATCCTGCTGGCGGCCATGACCATCGCCTGCCtgcgccgccacgcccaccgcCTGGCCGCCAAGAAGCTGGGCCTGGGTCCAGATGGCGGCAGCTTCACCCACCAGGAGTACCAG GATCTGTGTCGGCAGCACATGGCCTCCAAAGGCGCCTTCGGCCGGCTGGAGGCTGCCGCACTGGGCGCCGTGGGCGGGGCCGGCGGCGCGGCAGGGAGCGGGGGCGGCGTGGCGGGCGGAGTCGGGCCGGACTCCAGGGTGAGCAGCGTGTCGTCCCAGTTCAGCGATGGCGCCCAGCCCAGTCCCAGCTCCCACAGCAGCACGCCGTCCTGGTGCGAGGAGCCGGCGCAGGCCAACATGGACATTTCAACGGGTCACATGATCCTG GCCTACATGGAGGACCACCTGCGTAACAAGGACCGGCTCCTGAAGGAGTGGGCCGCTCTCTGCTCCTACCAGGCAGAACCCAGCGCCGTCTCCGTGGCCCAGAGCGATGCCAACACCAAGAAGAACCGCTGCCCCGACTCGGTGCCTT ATGACCACTCCAGGGTGAAGCTGAAGGCCGACAGCAGCCCGTCTCGCTCCGACTACGTTAACGCTAGCACTATC ATTGAACACGACCCCAGGATGCCGGCCTACATCGCCACCCAGGGCCCACTGCCACACACCATCTCTGACTTCTGGCAG ATGGTTTGGGAGAACGGCTGCACTGTGATTGTGATGATGACGGCTCTGGTGGAGGACGGGGAGAAGCAGTGTGACCGCTACTGGCCAGATGAAGGCTCCTCCCTCTACCACATCTACGAG GTGAACCTGGTGTCGGAGCACATCTGGTGTAACGACTTCCTGGTGCGCAGTTTCTACCTGAAGAACGTGCAGACGCAGGAGACGCGCACGCTCACGCAGTTCCACTTCCTCAGCTGGCCAGCGCAGGGAATCCCCACCTCCacgcgccccctgctggacttCCGTAG GAAGGTGAATAAATGCTACCGCGGACGCTCCTGTCCAATCATCGTTCACTGCAG TGACGGCACTGGGCGGACCGGGACGTACATACTGATCGACATGGTTCTGAACCGCATGGCTAAAG GCGTCAAGGAGATCGACATCGCCGCTACGCTGGAGCACGTCCGGGACCAGCGGCCCGGGATGGTCCGCACCAAG GACCAGTTTGAGTTTGCTCTGACAGCAGTTGCAGAGGAGGTGAACGCCATCCTCAAGGCGCTGCCCCAGTGA
- the LOC122826951 gene encoding receptor-type tyrosine-protein phosphatase-like N isoform X3, protein MMSPRLCAALCLLLTASCRLCSAARHGCLFEKKICPRGQLCSDDGLLGRCRAPDQKRVRYRVSGPVLLRLQEVLKDLMVQGLTWKDELTQSIVSRELSRVPTVDPDLEENPPKTSSRLLGPAPQTEPDSGEPAAPELTQQYLDYLVLDPYHQNQNQEQRSLNSLDQNPTFQRGDTLDRDRLLLQDLLSLYLSSSPALPRHQGAPAAGSSLLPDLDFPLDYSQDYNSQDPQLRKQELDVLSGLDGRSLRRLSLLLDGLDPSAALQDEQLDSSSVPRQRDGGAADRLGDSAAAKQKLTETLMAYKAALQEAPPPTARPDAGQKESANQDTGGRAKLSGHTNQSAVGLAVSFGTRPNSRNLTAAHQPVAGQNFLQTETGLKVLQSGAEQTDEGKSSLPLATRVQPGSRWLFATLVSTACIGGILLAAMTIACLRRHAHRLAAKKLGLGPDGGSFTHQEYQDLCRQHMASKGAFGRLEAAALGAVGGAGGAAGSGGGVAGGVGPDSRVSSVSSQFSDGAQPSPSSHSSTPSWCEEPAQANMDISTGHMILAYMEDHLRNKDRLLKEWAALCSYQAEPSAVSVAQSDANTKKNRCPDSVPYDHSRVKLKADSSPSRSDYVNASTIIEHDPRMPAYIATQGPLPHTISDFWQMVWENGCTVIVMMTALVEDGEKQCDRYWPDEGSSLYHIYEVNLVSEHIWCNDFLVRSFYLKNVQTQETRTLTQFHFLSWPAQGIPTSTRPLLDFRRKVNKCYRGRSCPIIVHCSDGTGRTGTYILIDMVLNRMAKGVKEIDIAATLEHVRDQRPGMVRTKDQFEFALTAVAEEVNAILKALPQ, encoded by the exons ATGATGTCTCCGCGGCTCTGCGCCgccctctgcctcctcctcacCGCCTCCTGCCGCCTCTGCTCGGCCGCCCGACACG gttgtTTGTTTGAGAAGAAGATCTGCCCCAGAGGTCAGCTCTGCAGCGACG ACGGCCTGTTGGGCCGGTGCCGCGCTCCAGATCAGAAGCGAGTCCGGTACCGAGTCTCCGGCCCGGTTCTGCTGCGGCTGCAAGAAGTCCTGAAGGACCTGATGGTTCAAG GTCTGACGTGGAAGGACGAGCTGACCCAGTCCATCGTCAGTCGGGAGCTGAGCCGGGTTCCTACCGTCGACCCGGACCTGGAGGAGAACCCGCCCAAAAC GTCCTCCAGGCTGCTGGGCCCGGCCCCtcagacagaaccagactcTGGAGAACCAGCAGCACCCGAGCTGACGCAGCAGTACCTGGACTACTTGGTACTGGACCCGTACCATCAG aaccagaaccaggagcagCGCTCCCTCAACTCTCTGGACCAGAACCCGACCTTCCAGCGGGGCGACACTCTGGACCGGGaccggctgctgctgcaggacctGCTGTCCCTCTACCTGTCCTCCTCGCCGGCGCTGCctcgccaccagggggcgccggCCGCCGGCTCCTCCCTGCTGCCCGACCTGGACTTCCCTCTGGACTACAGCCAGGACTACAACTCCCAGGATCCTCAGCTCAGGAAGCAGGAGCTGGACGTCCTATCAGGACTGGACG gGCGATCCCTGCGCAGACTGTCTCTGCTGCTGGACGGTTTGGACCCGTCTGCAGCGCTGCAGGACGAGCAGCTGGACTCGTCCTCCGTCCCCCGGCAGAGGGACGGAGGCGCAG CAGATCGCCTGGGAGACAGCGCGGCAGCCAAGCAGAAG CTCACAGAGACCTTAATGGCATATAAGGCGGCTCTGCAGGAGGCTCCGCCCCCAACCGCCAGGCCAGATGCAGGACAGAAGGagtcagccaatcaggacacaGGAGGCAGAGCCAAGCTGTCTGGACACACCAATCAGAG CGCGGTCGGACTGGCCGTCAGCTTCGGAACCAGACCCAACTCCAGGAACCTGACTGCTGCACACCAACCAG TTGCAGGGCAAAACTTCCTGCAGACTGAGACGGGCCTAAAGGTTCTCCAGAGCGGCGCCGAACAG aCGGATGAGGGGAAGTCGTCGTTGCCCTTGGCGACCAGAGTCCAGCCCGGCTCCCGCTGGCTGTTCGCCACGCTGGTGTCCACCGCGTGCATCGGCGGCATCCTGCTGGCGGCCATGACCATCGCCTGCCtgcgccgccacgcccaccgcCTGGCCGCCAAGAAGCTGGGCCTGGGTCCAGATGGCGGCAGCTTCACCCACCAGGAGTACCAG GATCTGTGTCGGCAGCACATGGCCTCCAAAGGCGCCTTCGGCCGGCTGGAGGCTGCCGCACTGGGCGCCGTGGGCGGGGCCGGCGGCGCGGCAGGGAGCGGGGGCGGCGTGGCGGGCGGAGTCGGGCCGGACTCCAGGGTGAGCAGCGTGTCGTCCCAGTTCAGCGATGGCGCCCAGCCCAGTCCCAGCTCCCACAGCAGCACGCCGTCCTGGTGCGAGGAGCCGGCGCAGGCCAACATGGACATTTCAACGGGTCACATGATCCTG GCCTACATGGAGGACCACCTGCGTAACAAGGACCGGCTCCTGAAGGAGTGGGCCGCTCTCTGCTCCTACCAGGCAGAACCCAGCGCCGTCTCCGTGGCCCAGAGCGATGCCAACACCAAGAAGAACCGCTGCCCCGACTCGGTGCCTT ATGACCACTCCAGGGTGAAGCTGAAGGCCGACAGCAGCCCGTCTCGCTCCGACTACGTTAACGCTAGCACTATC ATTGAACACGACCCCAGGATGCCGGCCTACATCGCCACCCAGGGCCCACTGCCACACACCATCTCTGACTTCTGGCAG ATGGTTTGGGAGAACGGCTGCACTGTGATTGTGATGATGACGGCTCTGGTGGAGGACGGGGAGAAGCAGTGTGACCGCTACTGGCCAGATGAAGGCTCCTCCCTCTACCACATCTACGAG GTGAACCTGGTGTCGGAGCACATCTGGTGTAACGACTTCCTGGTGCGCAGTTTCTACCTGAAGAACGTGCAGACGCAGGAGACGCGCACGCTCACGCAGTTCCACTTCCTCAGCTGGCCAGCGCAGGGAATCCCCACCTCCacgcgccccctgctggacttCCGTAG GAAGGTGAATAAATGCTACCGCGGACGCTCCTGTCCAATCATCGTTCACTGCAG TGACGGCACTGGGCGGACCGGGACGTACATACTGATCGACATGGTTCTGAACCGCATGGCTAAAG GCGTCAAGGAGATCGACATCGCCGCTACGCTGGAGCACGTCCGGGACCAGCGGCCCGGGATGGTCCGCACCAAG GACCAGTTTGAGTTTGCTCTGACAGCAGTTGCAGAGGAGGTGAACGCCATCCTCAAGGCGCTGCCCCAGTGA